The genomic segment GCGCTTCCCATTCATCTCTGGCGTTGGCATACTCtgatcttccaaagaactatttttcaactcttcTAAAGCTTTATCTATGTCACTCATAGTGCTTTTGACAGATATTTGCCTATCTACCGGCTTCCGCTTCTGTTCAACCGTTATTGGCGCTGCTGTTTCTATTACCTGAGGAGTTGAAAGTTCACTGGTTGATCCATTTACCGATAGATTAGAGTTCCCCTTGCCAGCAGATCCCACTCTCCTGTTAGATTTAGCCCTTATGATACCTGGTCTCGCATTAAATGTCATTTCTTGTGTAAATATCACTGGAAAAAGTCCTTCTTCGTTGGTTCTCAAATTTCTACCGTAATACCACCCATCGTTgtattcttcatcgtccGTAATCACCTGTATTTTATCTCCGGGTTTCATATCTAGTTCATCTTGCATTCTCTTGGTATATTCATTAATTACAATGTATACTGAATTACGCTTAACGGAGCCAGTACTGAAAGCGCTAACGGGTCCATCGTTGGACGAAGCAACACCTGCAGTATCCAGCCTTGCCAGCGATGGTTGCATCCTCTTGAAACTCATCTCCTCTGtatttttttaccaaataacGATGAGAGTGAAGGTATAGAATATTTGATAGTCAGCCACTAACAAATGCTTACTAAATAAGCGACTTCTCTCTAATCGTAACCTGGAGAAAACAGTCCTGTAGGTATTCTAACAAACCGTTTTTATCCTGCAATACTCAGATAGCTTGTCAAAAGTGAACTCACGATACTTTTAGCTCTATCTTGACTCCCTTGTTATGAGACATTCCCCAATTGATTCGActcactttttttttcgttctTCAACTCATCACCAAAATCATGCATCAGCTACAATTCACGTGATTTCTGCACcacgtgatattcacgtgaTATGGTTGAGGATAATATAGTACTACATAGCGATTAGCATACCTTTAGTACACTATTATGACATTAGTTTACGTTCAATATAGCCAGCTAGCAACGTCTTGCAGTCCTGAAGGATGAACTGGCAAATAGTATCGGATACCTGTGCAAACAAAGGATCATTCTGTTGATTGTATCCATCCCGTCGGCACAATTCCTGGTACAGCGTTGTAATTAGCTGTTTATAGTGAGGAAATTTCGTATAGTTCTCCCTCTGTGCAGGTTCCTCTTCTCCATGCCAGTCTGGTGTAGATCTAGTGCtctttgttgaaaataGTGGTGGTCTATGCTGTTTAGATGGACCAAAAGCGTTACTAAACCAGTACGGATCGATACTGAGCCTTCTAAAATGCCTCTCTATCCTGCTCGGAGTCCCCGACGGGTCTCTAGTTTCTGCAGTACTATCAGATTGATTCGATCGCGGGCTTCCAATACTAGATGTCTCTATGATTCTTTGCAAGGACTTTATGACATTGAGACAACTGTCGTCAGACGATTTATCAGACCTCAGCAGCTGTACCAGTTCTGAAATAACATCGCATTTAATTGGTACGTCTAGTATAGGGAAACCGGCGACATCCTCAGCATACAAATCAATTTCCCATGCTCTTTTATTCATCGCAATGCATTTAGTAATCAATACATGgtccttttcaaaactttccACAATTCTTCCCAACGCATTGATACTGTTTCCGTGCCTGCTGGATGACGTATTGCTAGTGTCATCGAAAGGTTCAATATTTACATCGGAAAGAAAGGTCAACCTGTCGATATCGTCAATATGGGAAACCAAACCTAATTCTAACCGTCGTGACATGATTGCTGAACAAGTTGCGGAAGGCTTTCACTCATCTTGCTCCAACCGCAATGACTATTTGCAGCCTATCCTTTTGCCTCGCTTGTTTGTTCACTTCTTTGCTATGTGAATAAAGGCGCTTCTTGCATTGTAAAATACGCAATATTGTACATATATTCTTCCACTGAGCAAGTGTCCATAACTGCCGGTAGCCTCATCAGTAAAATTAGTGGACCGTCGATGCCTTTGTTAAGCAGTAAGAACAAGTCACAGAGGCCCAAGTTTCTTCTATATCTAAagattgatgaattaattAATATACCCCAGTCATCTGGGTACTGTTATGTGAAGTGGAATCTAAAGGATGGTACAGGTACTTCCAACCATAGGTTGAGAAGtagtggtgaagatgagaataaCATGATAGGACACCAGAACCACGGAGTGACACCTAGAGTTGCCGTGGAGCACCATAGGGTTCGATGGAATTATCAGTTGAAGAAACCAATCGAAGTGAAGTTGCAAGTGGATAAGACTAGAAATTTAGAGGCTAAAAGATTAGTATTGGACATATATTTCGAGCTTTTAGAGAATGGCAATGAGAGTAACAATGACGGTTCAGCCCAAAAGACTAAGAGAACAAGCCTTGACATTCCCAACGCTGTAAAGAGTCCCAACAACGTATATTCACCAAAAGTATCGAACAGATCACAGTTAGGTAGTGTGATTCTTAACATTGCAGAATATGTCAGGGAGGATGAACAGCCGATTACCAATAGATTtctattgaagaaatcgaaAGTTAATTCTATTATCAATTTGACGcttcaaatgaaattgacGAGAGGTTCCTATGACGATTTTCTTATTTCAAAGGCTTCAAGTAGTCAACCAGCCGGAGGAGTTCGCTTGGGgattgatgatattttagATGATGCTTCAGAAAAATCTAGCCCAGCTTCATCAACCTTCCAAGGTTCTACGAGTGGCGGCGGTTCGCCGCGTTCTAACCATCATACTCGCTCATTACGGAGTTCCTTACGTTTTGGTAGTGGAAATCATACTAATAATTCCAATGGCGGCTCTGGTAATAAGGCTCAATCATATATGGGGATGGGTTCGCCTTCATCTCCTGGTAATACAACATCCTCTTCAATGAATCCGCTTGTGGAAcatctttatcaaaaaACCTTTCAATTACCGTGGGATCCAAGGCCTGGTGAATTCACCCCCAAGGAATGCGTGGAAGATATTTTACAAGGCGGTAACGGTTGGGCAAGGAATGAAAAGGGTATAAACCTAATTGATATTCAAGCATTGAAACTAATTGAGATGGAAGTTGAATATCAGGATAATCAAAGATACGGTGCtaatgaaaaaatgaatgCTACGAAGAGAATGGAACTGAATACAAGCGCAGACGAATACAATTCAATGGATAAGagagaatttttggaaaaaatgcACAGTTGGAGTCACACATCACAAAATCAAAAGAGGATGATTAACAACGAGAATAGCAGAGGTAATGCACTCACTGAAGGTGGTGCGGGACAATCAGAACCTATTAACGCAGATCGCATTAGGGACGCTAGAACCTGGACAATCAATAGTATTCTTGCGTAACTTATATGCGAATGCAAttatgtatgtatgtacttatatatttatttatAATTTTACATTTTAATTGGATTTACACATGACAAACAAGGAATCTGTCCTTAGCAGGCTCACCAGTGGGCTTGGACATAATGTAAAAGTCTGACAGGGGCAACGGCAACTAgatttaatgaaaatacCATGTGTTAAACCTCTTAGAGGGCACCTAGTTGGTCTAGCATCTCTTATACCTGCAAGAGATCCAAATCGGACCAGACGACATCCCGAAATATAGATGGGGTCCAGCCCCATTGGCCTCTTACGCTTTTTCTGTCGTTgttggaatttcaaaatgtgtgtcttcttttgataatttacCCTGGGTAAAGGTTGTCTCCTAACAGCTAGCTGTGGCATATAACATTGATTAATCAAGTTTGCAGGCCAATTCAACTGCAATGGATAGTGTTGATCGCTACCACCTGGGAAAAATTCGAAATCTAGGGCCAAATACGGGAGCGGTGAATACAAGTCAAAGTTCATCTAGCAATTCTCCTAAAAATATGCGTTCTTTGCCCCCTTCCCCCTTCCTTCTTAATTCCTTGTCTAATTCAACATCCTTTTTCCATAACCGGTTCCAACTGCCGCCTTTCGTAGACTTTATTTCTGTGTAACGGTCAAGACACAAACTCCTATATCATtcaaaataattttttcctcAACTCTTTTTAACCCTGAGTTTCCTGAGAACTACCAATCTGATATCCTTTAGTTTAACTTCACTTCTGCAAAGTGCACAATTACCACTTTTACGATGTGTCCTTGAACTATTAACCATCTGGAAAAGGCAAGCAACGCAAAAGATGTGACCACAAGGTGTCATAACTGCAGTATCAGGAGGTTCAAAGCAAATGGGGCAGTGATATTCTCTAACGGCTTTATTTGCAGGTGgttttggtggattttCTTGCTCATTCTCTTCCCGTGGCACATCCTTCACCTGTTGTTCAGCGGCTTCATCCTCCAAGTCTATTGTCTCTGTTGTTTTCCCCCTGctaccttcttcttgtgtctcatcatcaacttcaTTAAGTACTCTCATTAAATCAACTTCTTCACTGGGGGCATCCTCACAGGCGTCTCTCTCACCTACCACTTCAAATGAGACATCTGTCTCACTTTCACTTTCACTACGGGAATCTCTACTAagtcttcttctcttgttgGGCTCCTCATCAGCTGTATCCTCCTCACTCGATAATCTATTCATGACAGCTTCGCAATCTTATGATGGTCTGAATACATGCTTGTAAGTATACAGCTTCAAATACcttttatatatatgtattaTTGATATGTTCAAGATTATTAGCCTAGGTATTTTGATCGTGAGGAAACCCTAACGGACAGAGATAGGGCACAGAGATCACACGATTATCACATGCGTCTCGTTTTCAAATGACGAGTGACTGTTTGGGTACTACATCCGTACATCCAAAGATGTCcgtcttttttttaagtgaaaagtttcagaaaattgacaaaatattcaattgaCGCAAATTTTCTAGAGGGACGCAGAATCACCGCGATGGCCCATCGCATCGACGACAGCACACACGCAGTGCGGGCATGGCACACCAATGGCAGAGTAGTAACAGTAGTAGTTGGCGATGATAGTACTGATTAGATACTTCATTTTAAAGGTTTAGTACGTGAAAGTTCCTTGACTGAGTCTATCGAGACCATTAAAATAAGCAAATAATGTCCAGCGGTGCTCAAGGTACAAAGTTCAGAATCTCTCTAGGTTTGCCAGTCGGCGCCGTCTTGAACTGTGCTGACAACACTGGTGCTAGAAACCTTTATGTTGTGGCTGTTAAAGGTTCTGGTACCCGTTTGAACAGATTGCCAGCTGCCTCCCTAGGTGACATGGTTATGGCAACCGTTAAGAAAGGTAAGCCagaattgagaaagaaaattatGCCAGCTATTGTGGTCCGTCAAGCTAAGCCATGGAGAAGAAAGGACGGTGTCTTCTTGTACTTCGAAGACAATGCCGGTGTTATCGCCAATCCAAAGGGTGAAATGAAAGGTTCTGCTATTACTGGTCCTGTTGGTAAAGAATGTGCTGATTTGTGGCCTCGTGTGGCTTCCAACTCAGGTGTTGTTGTTTAAATTCCAATAGTATCAATTATCAGAGAAAACTATATATTAGAGAGAGGAATTTAATTGTTTTTTTAATATCATTACGGagcttccaatttttttttcatatGTATAGTTATTACTACTAGAatctcttttcatcatgaATAGTCTTTAAAAAAACTTGAATTAAGTATATTCTCAACCTCGAACAGTAGCGATCCCATGGAGAATTTAGGTATAGTGAATACTCTTAGGGATCTAGAGTCCAACAAAGTAAAGAACAGAAGCAAAGCACTTGATGATTTGACTTCAACCCTTAAGCAGAGTCCAGATCTGATACCTACAAAGCTACTGGGTCCAACAGCGGAGACCCTTGTTTCTCAGATAACTTTAGAGCACGAAAGATACTGCGATTTATTGGAGAAGCAAGATTCTAGCCAATCCAATAAACTTTCGCTCCAAGAGAATAAATTTTCCACGTTAGCATACGTATTAAGATTGTATGTGGAGAAGACATGCTCAAGATTTAAACCCAAGACGGTTAATCTGCTTCTTTATGCATGCCAAGTCTTCATATCCGATAGAAGCAACACAGTTAAACTGTTGCATCCGATTTCAATCCATTTCTCATATACATTATTGGCACTAATACGGTGCAACttatttcaattgaaatatggTAGTTTTACTTGGTTTGACGTTACTGAAAAAATATGTTCAATACTGGAAGAAAGATTTAAAGTTTCAACCAATGATAGGAACGTTTCCAATTTGCTAGAATGTTTGAGTGAACTGATATCGTTGGATACAATTCGTCTGAGGGATGTTTCGGCGGCTACCTACAGAGTGCTTTCAGGATACTTACAATTAAGTCAGAAAGAAACTGTTAACACAAGATTAATACTGTCACTAGTGAATCAATTCATTGTGAAATCTCATATCCATCATGTAAATCGATGCATACAGCTGATTAGGGCTACTTGGAACCATGCTCTAGTTATAGGATTCGCTATAAATACTGACATTCAAAGGGAATTATCATATTGTGATATATTCGCGAGTGAACTAATAGTGAACAAGTTACCTCTAATGGTGGGACATGAAGTTCATGAAGATGTTACTTCTTTGTTACAGGAATATCTGACACAGAGGTTGGTCAATTTTAAACCAACGAGTTTGACCTTAGATTGCTTACAGTTGAACGAACGAAGTGAACACAAGGTCGAATGGTTTGAGTTTTACGATTTCCAATTACTAGAGTCGTCAGATCCACACGATTGGTTCAACCTTCTGGCAATCATAAACCTCATGCGAAGCTATTACTGCATAGCGGGGCCAGAAAATTTGGCAGTGCAATTGTTtaaaagaaggaaaattcAATCTGGCATTGCTTCTTTTCTTAAAGACTCTTCAAAACTGGAAGATTTCATATGCAATGCTTTTGAACAAGGAGAACCAAATGTTCGACTATTGGCACTACAAATATGTGCATTTCACAACGCAAACAATGTTGTCGATTCCTCATATTATGAACGACTGAAGGAATTACTATTACAAGGGTTTGGAGATGTGAATTTGACCGGTTGGACTTGCCTATGTCTCATTTCATTAATAACCCAGAAAGATTTCTCCCTAGGGGAACATGATGTCAATAGAATTTTCAAACTTTGTCTGCCATTGGTCAAAATACCAAAATGGTGTCAATTATCATGTGGGTTGCTGGCAACCGCTATGAAATATTCTAAACATCGTATATCAGATCCATCAACTTTAAATCAGATTCATGACCTTTACGAATTATCGCCTATCAATGGTCCCTATGCGGCTTGTAATGAAGCCTTCAAATTTTGGCAATACCTGGAAAATTAtggtaaagaattgcaatttAGACAATCTGATTCCACAATGATTAAACTTTTGGAATGGTTAAACCATAAATGGGATCAACTGCTACCCCTCGAGCAGCATCAAGATAAATTTTACATATTTGTCGCTTGGTTGAGCAATAGACCTATACAGCCAGGTAAGGAAGTTGATGATTATTTCCCAAATTGTCTATTGTATGATTGGAAGTACGGCTCATGGCAAGAGTATTATAATCTTTGGATCCAATACAAGGAAGAAAGAGCGTTCCTTTTACTAAAAGATCTTCCTAGCAAGCTTCCTAAGagtaaagaagaagctaCCAGTATAGCAGCTATTGCTGTTGATCGTGTTGCCTTGCACAAACTGTTGTATCGGTTGTTAGAAACCATTGAAGGTAACTGCCATTTCGCCCCGTTGTTACGATTTAAATGGATCATCCAGATCCTAAAGGTTATCAATTGTTTAGTGGGTGATTTGTCCTTCTTATCTTTTATTGATGATTTTCAAAGATCTGTGGCACTCTTCTTGCAATCTCTAAAGTTTGATGATAGGACATCATTTTTGGTATTTTTCCATCAGATTGTATCTCTTAAAATGCCTAATGTAGAGCATTTGATATTTAATGGATTGGACATACAGGATATGATGGTTAATTTTCGGAAAACTCTAGATCCGGTAAATGGTAGATCTGTTTCTCGTATTGATCACATCGATGCTATCGTGGCTCGTGGCTCAGAAGTAAGTGCGACCCATTCAATTACCTGTGGCATGAACCCATTTTACCGCTATGATTTCCAGACATCCGTTGAGGCCCTTTTACATGTTCTTGAAGCCCAAAGTGAACCTGTGAGTCGCCGATTCGAGGCACTTTTAGATTTCTTAAACGGCTTGAAGACAGAAACTTTCGTCAGTTGCTTAGGTCCAGTAATAGcattttttgaaaacagTACTAAAGGTTATCTAGATCCTACCCTGTTAGAACAGTTTACGCAGCTTGCCAGTGAACACTTGCTTAGCAAAGAGTACCTCACTTCCAATTTGAGTATGTATTGGATGAGCAGTTACTTAGATGTCATTAGGCCTCATTGGATGATTAACGGCGGGAGTTCTTTGAATTCAGACTGTAATGATATTCTGGATTGGGtgatttcaagatttgaagatgctgCCTTTAGTGGAGTATATGCGATAACACGTTTGTCGCAACTTCTTCTGCACATGTTGAAATTCCATGACATTTCCCGTGTGTGTGTGAAGGGTGGTAAGCAACGGATTTTTGCAACCTTCATCGACTGCCTGAAGAAACTTGACAAGGCTACAGTATTGACTCAATTGCCTGAAATTATCGATTATATGTCAGTCGTTAGCTACAAAAACCAAAAGATCATCTTCTCGGAAATTAAGGATCTTTTCGAACCCCCGCAACAAAGCATTGAATATACAGCATTTTACACTTTGGCCATGTTAAGGTTTTCTTTGTTATCTTATTCCAATCTCATTCTGGCCCTGCAAAGTATGATAGTTTCTTCCAGATTTGAACATACGTGCGTATACATCATGACTGCCTTAGAGAAAATTACTATAGAATTGCGATTATCCTCCCTCATGGATTTGTTCgatctttgtaaatttgaTGTATTTTCGTTCTGGTTCTCTCAGAGCGACAATTTATTGGAGGGACATAATGCAGGCGGTAATGCGAGCAAGTGGGATATCAGTCTGTTTGGCTTTGAAAGcttggatgaatttaaaaaatcCCATTACTCAGATTTAGCGGcctttttattttctagAGGTTATCAGACTTTACCGTTAATGCAGGAAATAAAAGATATAGTGGGAAAATCTGACGAACAGCTACTGTGGGATAGCTATTATATGGCTGTTCCGCTTTCCTATGTTGAACGAGGAGCAGGAAACCTTATATTTACAATTGGGAAAGAACTGTCGAATGATCTCACGAAATCTTGCAATCAACTTCTGGTCTATCGATGGGTTTTAAAATACTGTGATTTTGGGTCTCTTGTAGATACAGGGTTGATATTGGGAAAATTGTTTCCAAACTCCAAATTTCTGGCTGACCTCTTCCCGCCGAACGCACATACTTCTCGTTTCCAATTCCCGCTACATATTCCACCAGAACGTTGGGCAATACTTCTTCTGAATTTTCCCCATCGACCTACTTTCTCAGCGGGCGAGTTGCACTTTTTGATTCTTTGGATCCTAACAGATCTCGAGATCTCAAAGTTCCATGAGATACGGTTGAATTGCATCCGTCAAataaaatttatcattgtTGGTCATGAGAAGGTCCTTTCTAATTgtccttttttttcaaatattttgaagacACTTGCGCGATACTTGGGAGATGTGAAGCTTCACCAGGAGGTACTTCAACTGATCGCTTCTTTCATAAAATTGTCTAGCCAAAATGATTTATCAATTGTCGATGCTCTTTCCTCGATTTATGCGGAAGTTCTCATATTTATGAAAGATCCTCAAAGGGAGATTAACGAATCTTTCAGGAAATTATCAAGATCCATAGCTAGTCGTCCTATTCAATTCTCCAAAACTTGGAAGTTCTGTGATGATATTGTTCAGGGTATGACTCCAAGTGAGGATATTTATCAAACTGACgaacttttgaaaactGAAGACTGTGGTGTCGATAAAATCGTCCTACTGTCTCTGATGTTTTCATATGCTAAAGCGCCAGATATCTGTCAGTTAAAGCTTGAACCCACGAATTTGGCTGTCAGtaatttgttgaaatatGATATACCGAAGGAGTTTATCTCGAGAAATGTAGAACTGTGGACCGCCTACTACTTTGATTCTTTTGGATCGGCGCAAGAGACCAGTGAGCTGCTTGAGAAATCTAATCTTGCGCAGCAGAATATGAGCTTTCGTGACCTTTTCAGTGAGCCAGGTtccttgaattttttattcGCAGAATTTTTCGATACCTTGGAGGATAGCTTGATGCAAGAATCCTGTCAAGTTCAATTTTTGTGGGAATCTGTATTGgcttttcttttgaatagTTATAGCTATGACCAGGAAAACTTCCCACGTATCAACGATACTTTCTATGAAAAATACAGGAAGAGATGTGTTCCTATGGATAGAGATTTATTCACTCTGTTGCATGGGAAGATTAATGCCGTTCATGATCTGGAAGCATTCATTACAGGTCGTTTCTTATCGACTACAATATCGTACGATGAGTGGTTATTAGAGTTCGCTGGATCTTTATTGAAAGACTTGTCATTAATTCTACCGGACATTATGTTGTTTTATCATTTGTGCTCAGCATCTCGAAAATTCACTGAAGGTATTTTAACTATTCTTTTTA from the Zygosaccharomyces rouxii strain CBS732 chromosome B complete sequence genome contains:
- the TEL1 gene encoding DNA-binding protein kinase TEL1 (similar to uniprot|P38110 Saccharomyces cerevisiae YBL088C TEL1 Protein kinase primarily involved in telomere length regulation contributes to cell cycle checkpoint control in response to DNA damage functionally redundant with Mec1p homolog of human ataxia telangiectasia (ATM) gene), translating into MENLGIVNTLRDLESNKVKNRSKALDDLTSTLKQSPDLIPTKLLGPTAETLVSQITLEHERYCDLLEKQDSSQSNKLSLQENKFSTLAYVLRLYVEKTCSRFKPKTVNLLLYACQVFISDRSNTVKLLHPISIHFSYTLLALIRCNLFQLKYGSFTWFDVTEKICSILEERFKVSTNDRNVSNLLECLSELISLDTIRLRDVSAATYRVLSGYLQLSQKETVNTRLILSLVNQFIVKSHIHHVNRCIQLIRATWNHALVIGFAINTDIQRELSYCDIFASELIVNKLPLMVGHEVHEDVTSLLQEYLTQRLVNFKPTSLTLDCLQLNERSEHKVEWFEFYDFQLLESSDPHDWFNLLAIINLMRSYYCIAGPENLAVQLFKRRKIQSGIASFLKDSSKLEDFICNAFEQGEPNVRLLALQICAFHNANNVVDSSYYERLKELLLQGFGDVNLTGWTCLCLISLITQKDFSLGEHDVNRIFKLCLPLVKIPKWCQLSCGLLATAMKYSKHRISDPSTLNQIHDLYELSPINGPYAACNEAFKFWQYLENYGKELQFRQSDSTMIKLLEWLNHKWDQLLPLEQHQDKFYIFVAWLSNRPIQPGKEVDDYFPNCLLYDWKYGSWQEYYNLWIQYKEERAFLLLKDLPSKLPKSKEEATSIAAIAVDRVALHKLLYRLLETIEGNCHFAPLLRFKWIIQILKVINCLVGDLSFLSFIDDFQRSVALFLQSLKFDDRTSFLVFFHQIVSLKMPNVEHLIFNGLDIQDMMVNFRKTLDPVNGRSVSRIDHIDAIVARGSEVSATHSITCGMNPFYRYDFQTSVEALLHVLEAQSEPVSRRFEALLDFLNGLKTETFVSCLGPVIAFFENSTKGYLDPTLLEQFTQLASEHLLSKEYLTSNLSMYWMSSYLDVIRPHWMINGGSSLNSDCNDILDWVISRFEDAAFSGVYAITRLSQLLLHMLKFHDISRVCVKGGKQRIFATFIDCLKKLDKATVLTQLPEIIDYMSVVSYKNQKIIFSEIKDLFEPPQQSIEYTAFYTLAMLRFSLLSYSNLILALQSMIVSSRFEHTCVYIMTALEKITIELRLSSLMDLFDLCKFDVFSFWFSQSDNLLEGHNAGGNASKWDISLFGFESLDEFKKSHYSDLAAFLFSRGYQTLPLMQEIKDIVGKSDEQLLWDSYYMAVPLSYVERGAGNLIFTIGKELSNDLTKSCNQLLVYRWVLKYCDFGSLVDTGLILGKLFPNSKFLADLFPPNAHTSRFQFPLHIPPERWAILLLNFPHRPTFSAGELHFLILWILTDLEISKFHEIRLNCIRQIKFIIVGHEKVLSNCPFFSNILKTLARYLGDVKLHQEVLQLIASFIKLSSQNDLSIVDALSSIYAEVLIFMKDPQREINESFRKLSRSIASRPIQFSKTWKFCDDIVQGMTPSEDIYQTDELLKTEDCGVDKIVLLSLMFSYAKAPDICQLKLEPTNLAVSNLLKYDIPKEFISRNVELWTAYYFDSFGSAQETSELLEKSNLAQQNMSFRDLFSEPGSLNFLFAEFFDTLEDSLMQESCQVQFLWESVLAFLLNSYSYDQENFPRINDTFYEKYRKRCVPMDRDLFTLLHGKINAVHDLEAFITGRFLSTTISYDEWLLEFAGSLLKDLSLILPDIMLFYHLCSASRKFTEGILTILFNLVMFHNPRRGVDWAVRIVSQMEKLLKTDHAAEKTRAILKIISMLRSGYRLNERQCASAYSSLPLKLVCESALRTGQVTFSYMLFEEFSMNDMGTLDTVTLGAIYESLGDVDLMAGLPTPHTLAGALHSINKTEQNTWKSFLINNANFNANYSNQLNSGRMPLLKATESLDFYGLASFLGEDDCPQQSRDPYKWALQLGNWNIPSPEFIDTKEKGLYYSLKKVLHEDAQPFKSLEDSLVTLVKGRKDFNSQAEWVDTISNVSLLQRLAVSLKTGDDTVIMLKALLAQDEEKLQIFDFEDYKPCLQAKHLLSSIISDEIWKAHPNKSLDIKVMTAIQLANDVKYSIENKSTQDALRYAFLIENLLESVRTLDGRAPILPSLERLGSFVSAEALWECKEFKTPVRILEDLLHHQSDPVLNGKISEVNGLLEVPDDYIQAMLVKWTSESRLETASVIFEKYIRNFEAKVKDHDMRAKMFYILGNFLNDQAQRLQASREIEERQRRCDRQVNESNALEMIYKNSNLSENERKDAKRHYLKVRMQLENDMELLDSLKSQRMQFVSKALHYYLNTLVFTNKFDDDVLDKFCGLWFEYDGVDDVNSLLLKEIGSVPSWKFLPWVNQIASKLSTEQTKFQRPLQLTMKRLLFKLPYDSLYSVMSILFYDKRSANLDQRISQKVEAVENLLKELQGFEKGNYYKKYVIPVKDFCEMSVELANTRVELNSKFPRTLHLSDLKVGQYWLKILPEQKLPLPTMHFPIRSSSDGKMTRPYITSAIETVDISSTGISLPKIVTFQISDGLKRKVLMKGSNDDLRQDAIMEQVFGQVNKILQKDKQMRKLDLNISTYEVIPLGPNAGIIEYVAHSVSLNQILVVLHRNDPVSFDQARKKMKAVQNRSKDERIRTYNKLTEVIKPQLRNFFFDYFSEPQEWLDVKKTYTKGIAASSIVGHILGLGDRHLNNILLDYSTGKPIHIDLGVAFDQGRLLPIPELVPFRLTRDVVDGFGITGIEGLFRRSCETTYSVLRENYEKVMHVLNILKWDPLYSWVMSPVRRHRHLLEEDSQTFGSVNLEEGDSASELEENQESYRALKSVEEKLIGNGLSVEATIQELIQQATDVENLALIYMGWSPFY